The Sesamum indicum cultivar Zhongzhi No. 13 linkage group LG6, S_indicum_v1.0, whole genome shotgun sequence genome has a segment encoding these proteins:
- the LOC105164580 gene encoding probable sugar phosphate/phosphate translocator At2g25520 — protein sequence MGKGGALSDRVVKKIILSYTYVAVWIFLSFTVIVYNKYILDKKLYNWPFPISLTMIHMAFCSSLAFVAVRIFKLVEPAALSRRVYLSSVVPIGALYSLSLWLSNSAYIYLSVSFIQMLKALMPVAVYTIGIMFKKDSYKNSTMFNMLAISVGVAIAAYGEAKYDSWGVFLQLGAVVFEATRLVMIQILLTSKGISLNPITSLYYVAPSCLAFLAIPWLFVEYPLLKQQISGFHFDFAIFGTNSLCAFALNLAVFLLVGKTSALTMNVAGVVKDWLLIAFSWSVIKDTVTPINLFGYGLAFLGVGYYNHLKLQALKAKEAQKKAQPEDEESGKLLEQREGDGMGKKGDSQA from the coding sequence ATGGGGAAAGGCGGTGCTCTCTCGGATCGGGTGGTGAAAAAGATCATCCTCTCTTACACTTATGTCGCCGTCTGGATCTTCCTCTCCTTCACCGTCATCGTCTACAACAAATACATCCTCGACAAGAAGCTCTACAACTGGCCTTTTCCCATCTCCCTCACCATGATTCACATGGCCTTCTGCTCTTCCCTCGCTTTCGTGGCCGTCCGCATCTTCAAACTCGTCGAACCTGCCGCCCTCAGCCGCCGTGTCTACCTCTCCTCCGTCGTCCCCATCGGCGCTCTTTACTCCCTATCCCTCTGGCTCTCTAACTCTGCCTACATCTACCTCTCAGTGTCCTTCATCCAAATGCTCAAGGCCCTTATGCCTGTTGCTGTCTACACTATTGGGATTATGTTCAAGAAAGACAGTTACAAGAATAGTACCATGTTCAACATGCTTGCAATCTCTGTGGGCGTGGCCATTGCTGCTTATGGTGAGGCCAAGTACGATTCTTGGGGGGTTTTCCTTCAGCTGGGGGCGGTTGTTTTTGAGGCTACAAGGTTGGTTATGATTCAGATCTTATTGACCTCTAAAGGGATTAGTTTGAACCCCATTACTTCCCTTTACTACGTGGCGCCCAGCTGTCTCGCGTTTCTTGCAATTCCATGGTTGTTTGTGGAGTATCCTTTGTTGAAGCAGCAGATTTCAGGATTCCATTTCGATTTCGCAATTTTTGGAACTAATTCTCTGTGTGCATTTGCATTGAACTTGGCTGTGTTCTTGTTGGTGGGAAAGACTTCAGCTTTGACCATGAATGTTGCTGGGGTTGTGAAGGATTGGTTGTTGATTGCTTTCTCTTGGTCAGTGATTAAGGATACGGTGACCCCGATCAATTTGTTTGGGTATGGGTTGGCATTTTTGGGCGTTGGGTATTATAATCACTTGAAGTTGCAGGCTTTGAAGGCAAAAGAAGCACAGAAGAAGGCACAGCCGGAGGATGAGGAGTCGGGGAAGCTGTTGGAGCAGAGGGAGGGGGATGGAATGGGGAAGAAGGGAGATTCACAAGCTTAA